A section of the Candidatus Dormiibacterota bacterium genome encodes:
- a CDS encoding HAMP domain-containing sensor histidine kinase, translated as MSSAPFSDAGPFGRVPFIRHLALCAAALVAYFARGDLRVGNSVLWVFGFAALLNFQTAILSRRTGSTSVARFLSALFGVGGWTALMYLTGGVASPFIAGLSLEVILAAMTVAPSGIAFIAGGAVAGLWLQQALLGLKGSVLAMTLHTGFLLVMGAATGYVARRWRRQEEDLARRHTELQARLAALEVELDEAHTVGKLGENVARLAHGFKNAAHSLRGFAQLMEPRLSGSAVDREILDGLQSAIDSLEDLARVTLGPPGSSRQQGSRTDGAETGRIVREVVREVGSSFPGVHWSLSLAPVPPVMRAPTPVLREVLTIVVRNAAEAMQGHGEVVVEATPQEKHLEILVRDHGPGIPELDRERIFQFGYTTKPQGHGYGLFLARRLLEAQGGLMRMSAADGGGTLCRIELPLIQTQPSQ; from the coding sequence ATGAGTAGCGCTCCGTTCAGCGACGCTGGACCATTCGGCCGCGTTCCCTTCATCCGTCACTTGGCTCTCTGCGCCGCTGCGCTGGTGGCCTACTTTGCGCGAGGGGATCTCCGCGTCGGCAATTCGGTCCTCTGGGTGTTTGGCTTCGCGGCGCTTCTGAATTTCCAAACCGCCATCCTCTCCCGACGTACCGGCAGCACGTCAGTCGCCCGGTTTCTCTCGGCCCTCTTCGGAGTGGGGGGATGGACCGCCTTGATGTATCTGACCGGGGGAGTGGCGTCTCCCTTCATCGCCGGTCTGTCGCTCGAGGTGATCCTTGCGGCCATGACTGTGGCTCCGTCAGGGATCGCCTTTATCGCCGGGGGTGCGGTGGCGGGGCTTTGGCTCCAGCAAGCACTGTTGGGGCTTAAGGGATCGGTCCTCGCCATGACGCTGCACACCGGCTTCCTCCTCGTCATGGGTGCGGCCACGGGTTACGTGGCTCGCCGGTGGAGGCGGCAGGAGGAGGATCTGGCCCGGAGACACACGGAGCTCCAGGCGCGGTTGGCGGCGCTGGAAGTAGAACTGGACGAAGCCCACACTGTGGGCAAGCTGGGCGAGAACGTGGCGCGACTGGCGCATGGGTTCAAGAATGCGGCGCACAGCTTGCGTGGCTTCGCCCAGCTCATGGAGCCCAGGCTCTCCGGTTCAGCGGTCGATCGCGAGATCCTGGACGGTCTGCAAAGCGCCATCGACAGCCTGGAGGATCTGGCCCGGGTGACCCTCGGGCCGCCGGGTTCGTCCCGCCAGCAGGGATCCAGGACTGACGGAGCGGAAACGGGTCGCATCGTACGGGAGGTGGTTCGGGAAGTGGGCTCCTCCTTTCCGGGCGTGCACTGGTCCCTCTCGCTGGCACCGGTGCCGCCCGTCATGCGTGCTCCCACGCCCGTCTTGCGCGAGGTCCTCACGATCGTGGTCCGCAATGCCGCCGAGGCGATGCAGGGGCACGGGGAGGTGGTCGTCGAGGCCACGCCCCAGGAGAAGCATCTGGAAATCCTGGTGCGCGACCACGGTCCAGGGATCCCGGAGCTTGACCGGGAGAGGATCTTCCAGTTCGGCTACACGACGAAACCCCAGGGGCATGGTTACGGCCTCTTCCTGGCGCGCCGCCTCCTCGAGGCCCAGGGGGGGCTTATGAGAATGTCGGCGGCGGACGGCGGCGGGACGCTGTGTCGCATCGAGCTGCCGCTCATCCAGACCCAACCCTCACAATGA
- the fabG gene encoding 3-oxoacyl-[acyl-carrier-protein] reductase: protein MSSDREVAIVTGGTRGIGRAIARELAHSGCDVALTFRSDEAHADAARREIETIGRRALVVRSDAADAVQAAAVVTAARDTLGAVRVLVNNAGILRDRVLYSMSEEDWDSVVDTNLKGAFNFCRAAAASMMKQEYGRIINVTSVSALRGLPGQANYAAAKAGLIGFTRSLARELGRFQITVNAVAPGYIQGDMLQTLSARSRQEALEQIPCRRFGSAEEVARLVAFLASPKSGYISGQVFVIDGGLTA, encoded by the coding sequence GTGTCTTCTGATAGGGAGGTCGCCATCGTCACGGGCGGCACGCGCGGCATCGGCCGGGCCATCGCGCGGGAGCTGGCGCACAGCGGCTGCGACGTCGCCCTGACGTTCCGGTCCGACGAAGCCCACGCGGACGCCGCGCGCCGGGAGATCGAGACGATAGGCCGGCGCGCCCTCGTTGTCAGGTCGGACGCGGCGGACGCCGTGCAAGCGGCCGCGGTGGTAACCGCCGCGCGCGATACTCTTGGCGCGGTCCGGGTCCTCGTCAACAACGCCGGGATTCTTCGAGATCGTGTCCTCTACTCGATGAGCGAAGAGGACTGGGACAGTGTCGTGGACACCAATCTGAAGGGGGCGTTCAATTTCTGCCGCGCGGCCGCGGCGTCCATGATGAAACAGGAGTACGGCCGGATCATCAACGTCACGTCCGTGAGCGCTCTCCGCGGCCTTCCCGGGCAGGCGAACTATGCCGCGGCGAAGGCCGGGCTGATCGGCTTCACCCGCTCCCTCGCGAGAGAGCTCGGGCGGTTTCAGATCACGGTGAACGCCGTCGCTCCTGGCTACATCCAAGGTGACATGCTGCAGACGCTGTCTGCGAGGAGCCGGCAGGAGGCCCTGGAACAGATTCCCTGTCGCCGCTTTGGCAGTGCGGAGGAAGTAGCGCGACTCGTCGCCTTCCTGGCGTCCCCGAAATCCGGCTACATCAGCGGCCAGGTGTTCGTCATCGATGGAGGACTCACCGCGTGA
- a CDS encoding tetratricopeptide repeat protein, whose translation MFYALSYLIWLPVQGLFIRLLSAAAERVLLLVEHPPILTALTASGSSITIHSYVMGASQPLTRMNCESFHITVVTALALALSVPLKRWSTRAKACGLALTVVFFGILAVCVVQLEWAAEVYASTHLGITLYTPREKEFLDWAIRKTSLAAVYLVPAFLFLVSYLSVWSTPARVDAKEPDRRKGIAPTPGRSFRTGWPIVTVAAAGCVIAGLLLIPTHDDRNGRVDLEGLQKIVTLNPSAPRAHFYLALNLEKAGRLDEALVSYQQALQLQPNLAGAHLGAGNVYYRRGAYDQAARSYEEALKREPQNAAARYNLGNTFLKRGLFDLAAQSYEEAAQSDPDDASVQKMLGETLMHLNRRCDALAHLERSTVLDRRLSTDATLLANISILKSTCRPQ comes from the coding sequence GTGTTCTACGCCCTGAGTTACTTGATCTGGCTTCCCGTGCAGGGACTGTTCATCCGCCTGCTGTCCGCGGCCGCGGAACGAGTGCTCCTGCTCGTCGAGCATCCCCCCATTCTCACCGCGCTCACCGCCAGCGGCAGCAGCATCACGATTCACAGCTATGTCATGGGAGCGTCGCAACCGCTGACGCGCATGAACTGCGAGAGCTTCCACATCACCGTGGTGACCGCCCTGGCTCTGGCCCTTTCCGTACCCCTGAAGCGCTGGTCCACACGGGCGAAGGCGTGCGGTCTCGCCCTGACGGTGGTTTTCTTCGGGATCCTCGCCGTCTGCGTCGTGCAACTGGAGTGGGCGGCTGAGGTTTACGCCTCGACCCACCTCGGGATCACGCTCTACACGCCCCGGGAGAAGGAGTTTCTGGACTGGGCGATCCGGAAGACGAGCCTGGCGGCGGTCTACCTGGTGCCGGCGTTCCTCTTCCTGGTCTCCTACCTCTCCGTCTGGTCCACCCCTGCGCGCGTCGATGCCAAGGAGCCCGACAGGCGGAAAGGAATTGCCCCGACGCCGGGACGTTCATTCCGCACAGGTTGGCCGATCGTCACCGTCGCGGCCGCCGGGTGCGTCATCGCCGGATTGCTCCTGATTCCGACGCACGACGACCGGAACGGCCGGGTCGACCTGGAAGGACTGCAGAAGATCGTGACCCTCAACCCGTCGGCTCCCCGCGCCCATTTCTATCTGGCCCTCAACCTGGAGAAGGCGGGTCGGCTGGACGAGGCGCTCGTTTCCTACCAGCAGGCTCTACAACTCCAGCCGAATCTCGCAGGGGCGCATCTGGGTGCGGGCAACGTCTACTACAGGAGGGGGGCCTACGACCAGGCCGCACGTTCCTACGAGGAGGCCTTGAAGCGCGAACCTCAAAACGCGGCAGCCCGATACAACCTTGGCAACACGTTTCTGAAGAGGGGGCTGTTCGATCTCGCGGCGCAGTCGTATGAAGAGGCGGCCCAATCAGATCCGGATGACGCATCCGTCCAGAAGATGCTGGGGGAGACCCTCATGCACCTCAACCGACGCTGCGACGCCCTGGCCCACCTCGAGCGCAGCACCGTGCTGGATCGGCGGCTGTCGACGGACGCCACTCTGCTTGCGAACATTTCGATCCTGAAGTCCACCTGCAGACCGCAGTAG
- the fabZ gene encoding 3-hydroxyacyl-ACP dehydratase FabZ: MSTVLDTRRILAILPQRYPFVMVDRVLSYEAGRSLVGLKNVTAGDAVMPGHFPGRPIFPGAALLEGVAQCCVLLFELTHGPLREGEVPLFGSASARFLGMVQPGDVVRFEVEAIKMTSFAGVFKGRALVDGAVVARCELTMGRQKGDGGVF, from the coding sequence GTGTCGACCGTGCTTGACACGCGACGGATCCTGGCGATCCTGCCGCAACGCTATCCGTTCGTCATGGTCGACCGCGTCCTCTCCTACGAGGCCGGGCGCAGCCTCGTGGGTCTCAAGAATGTGACCGCGGGGGATGCTGTGATGCCCGGACATTTTCCCGGGCGCCCGATCTTTCCCGGAGCCGCCCTCCTCGAAGGTGTGGCGCAGTGTTGCGTTCTGCTCTTCGAGCTGACGCACGGTCCGCTGCGCGAGGGGGAAGTGCCCCTTTTCGGATCGGCATCCGCGCGTTTTCTCGGGATGGTCCAGCCGGGGGACGTGGTCCGGTTCGAGGTCGAGGCGATCAAGATGACGTCGTTCGCCGGCGTCTTCAAGGGACGAGCCCTGGTGGATGGGGCGGTGGTGGCGCGCTGCGAGCTGACGATGGGCCGTCAGAAGGGAGACGGCGGTGTCTTCTGA
- a CDS encoding ABC transporter ATP-binding protein, with the protein MSVLNLEEVSRDYQIGRERVGALKGVCLRVDPGEFLAVVGPSGSGKTTLLNLAGCIDRPTSGRVTLDGQRCDDLPEGALSALRAEKIGFVFQTFNLIPVLTAAENVEYPLLLRPKVPPLRERRKRVAEMLERTGISALARRRPDEMSGGERQRVAIARALVGRPSLVLADEATANLDGETAAQIVGLMRELNERQGVTFVFSTHDSRLQGMAKRVVELRDGLLHGGRGC; encoded by the coding sequence GTGAGCGTTCTGAACCTGGAGGAGGTCAGCAGGGATTACCAGATCGGCCGCGAGCGCGTCGGGGCCCTGAAGGGCGTGTGCCTTCGGGTCGACCCTGGGGAATTTCTGGCAGTGGTCGGCCCCTCCGGCAGCGGCAAGACGACCCTGTTGAACCTCGCCGGCTGCATCGACCGGCCGACATCCGGCCGCGTCACCCTGGACGGCCAGCGGTGCGACGACCTTCCCGAGGGCGCCCTGTCCGCATTGCGCGCCGAGAAGATCGGCTTCGTCTTCCAGACATTCAACCTCATACCGGTCCTGACGGCGGCGGAAAACGTCGAGTACCCGCTCCTGCTGCGTCCGAAGGTTCCTCCGCTCAGGGAACGAAGAAAGCGTGTGGCGGAGATGCTGGAGCGGACCGGAATCAGCGCCCTCGCCAGGCGCAGGCCCGACGAGATGTCCGGAGGTGAGCGCCAGCGGGTGGCGATCGCACGCGCCCTGGTCGGCCGTCCCAGTCTCGTCCTGGCCGACGAGGCGACGGCCAACCTGGACGGTGAGACCGCCGCGCAGATCGTCGGATTGATGCGGGAGCTGAACGAGCGACAGGGCGTCACGTTCGTGTTTTCGACCCACGACAGCCGGCTGCAGGGAATGGCGAAGCGGGTCGTGGAGCTGCGCGACGGCCTCCTGCACGGTGGCCGAGGTTGCTGA
- a CDS encoding IPTL-CTERM sorting domain-containing protein — translation MRARKAVRMIDARCGKQRRIRWVAAGAWLAIALAAFAQAQAATVDAKVTADNGYSFGFGPASGPLSLTGNVENCLAGDIFNCSGGPESYTVSAPASCSNQWMFFATYADNTTTQGWIGQFLYSATNKTLLTGDPAWQVCATGTDKTPNCAGGPVNNPTLQEVDAAVVECNKGTSGSSYSKGWTGTTQITSQTGVLAVGEDNTSAAGDFGLVCSTGPTAISSSAKWMWYNPDNRPDPFVAPPPPGEFLLFRIPMCSNPVVPTDCTVSKVGRGKMMVPSLGIVPFSVTGTATTRIAATGNPNLFATTMLSTSEFGTVSGLGDVTISLDPRFTSTGTVPSSSYPTLHQHSVHAQIVCRALGSRTLVSDDAIALEAPIDNGPPTATYVKTGNPVAFYALGDASKTTVATLTEFTVDVQPSIGDAAVPTLSQWGVVVLVLLMFGVSFVLLKRKRLVM, via the coding sequence ATGAGAGCAAGAAAAGCCGTTCGGATGATAGACGCACGGTGCGGTAAGCAACGAAGGATTCGATGGGTTGCCGCCGGAGCATGGCTCGCGATCGCTCTTGCAGCCTTCGCTCAGGCGCAGGCAGCGACCGTTGATGCAAAAGTTACGGCGGACAACGGCTACAGCTTCGGCTTCGGTCCCGCAAGTGGTCCGCTTAGCCTTACCGGCAATGTCGAGAATTGTCTAGCAGGCGATATTTTTAATTGTTCTGGTGGCCCGGAAAGTTACACTGTCTCAGCCCCCGCATCGTGTTCAAATCAGTGGATGTTCTTCGCCACCTACGCAGACAACACGACCACCCAGGGGTGGATCGGTCAGTTTCTATACAGCGCAACAAACAAGACGTTGCTGACGGGGGATCCAGCCTGGCAAGTCTGCGCCACGGGCACCGACAAGACCCCTAACTGCGCTGGCGGACCAGTCAACAATCCTACACTCCAGGAAGTCGATGCAGCGGTCGTTGAGTGCAACAAGGGGACGAGTGGAAGTAGCTATAGCAAGGGTTGGACCGGAACTACTCAAATCACCTCCCAAACTGGCGTCCTGGCTGTTGGAGAAGACAACACCAGCGCTGCAGGGGATTTTGGGCTGGTTTGTAGCACGGGCCCCACGGCGATCTCTTCCTCGGCTAAATGGATGTGGTACAACCCTGATAACCGTCCGGACCCCTTCGTAGCGCCTCCCCCCCCGGGCGAATTCCTGCTCTTCCGGATACCCATGTGCTCGAACCCAGTTGTTCCCACGGATTGCACTGTCTCCAAGGTGGGCAGGGGCAAGATGATGGTTCCCAGCCTCGGAATCGTTCCGTTCAGCGTAACAGGTACAGCGACCACACGGATCGCAGCGACCGGCAATCCGAATCTCTTCGCGACGACTATGTTGAGTACATCCGAGTTCGGTACAGTTTCCGGGCTCGGGGATGTCACCATATCGTTGGATCCGCGGTTCACGTCGACGGGCACCGTTCCCAGCTCTTCATATCCAACGCTGCACCAGCACAGTGTACATGCTCAAATCGTGTGTCGGGCCTTGGGCTCGAGGACGCTGGTTTCGGATGACGCTATTGCGCTTGAGGCGCCCATTGACAACGGGCCTCCGACCGCCACTTATGTCAAGACCGGCAATCCTGTGGCGTTCTATGCGCTTGGTGATGCAAGCAAGACGACCGTCGCTACGCTCACCGAGTTCACCGTGGACGTACAGCCGTCAATCGGGGATGCAGCAGTACCGACTCTCTCTCAATGGGGTGTTGTTGTGCTTGTGCTCTTAATGTTCGGCGTTAGTTTCGTGCTCCTCAAGAGAAAGCGGCTCGTCATGTAA
- a CDS encoding sigma-54 dependent transcriptional regulator, which translates to MRDRSILIVEDDPCAAQFMALAMKEEFDGVRTAPNGTEALLAMESRVPDLIFMDLGLPDMDGLELLTMLKQRWPEVPVILVTAADDVASVVESVQRGATNYLVKPVAPAVLLASARKAVSTAAAPRSHAESGIPEIVGMSRAVVQVRHLIFLAARSDVNVLITGATGTGKELVARAVHRLSSLSTGPFVAHNCSLTPPDLFESQFFGHHRGSFTGADRDHVGLLEKSHGGTLLLDELECLSLPHQAKLLRVLDDGEVRPVGSSESRTVLVRFLAATNRDPQKMMGQGSLREDLYYRLRGLEISLPPLRERRGDVPLLASHFLGDHEGAFTPEALVALQDYSWPGNVRELRNVVRRARSLAVDRPISGRDLALRPAPAVIPDDLARPMGSPIAAGQALKEAERSTIVQALRDAGGRQTEAARTLGIDRSTLRRKVRRFGINPSRPDR; encoded by the coding sequence ATGAGAGATCGCTCCATCCTGATCGTCGAGGACGACCCCTGCGCGGCGCAGTTCATGGCGCTCGCGATGAAAGAAGAGTTCGATGGTGTCCGCACGGCCCCGAATGGTACGGAAGCCCTCCTCGCCATGGAATCACGAGTTCCAGATCTGATCTTCATGGATCTGGGACTTCCCGACATGGACGGCCTGGAACTCCTGACGATGCTCAAGCAGCGCTGGCCGGAGGTGCCGGTCATTCTGGTCACAGCGGCCGACGATGTGGCCAGCGTCGTGGAATCGGTCCAGCGCGGCGCCACGAACTATCTCGTGAAGCCGGTGGCGCCGGCGGTGCTTCTGGCCTCCGCCAGGAAAGCGGTGAGTACCGCAGCAGCCCCGAGGTCCCACGCCGAATCGGGCATCCCGGAGATCGTCGGGATGAGCCGGGCGGTCGTGCAGGTACGACACCTCATCTTCCTGGCCGCGCGAAGCGATGTCAACGTCCTGATCACCGGGGCGACAGGGACCGGCAAGGAGCTGGTGGCGCGGGCCGTTCACAGGCTTTCCAGTCTTTCCACAGGCCCCTTCGTCGCTCACAATTGCTCGCTCACCCCGCCGGATCTCTTCGAAAGCCAGTTCTTCGGCCACCACCGCGGCTCCTTCACGGGAGCGGACCGCGACCACGTGGGGCTCCTGGAGAAGTCGCACGGTGGGACGCTCCTTCTGGATGAGCTGGAATGCCTGAGCCTGCCGCACCAGGCGAAGCTCCTGCGGGTCTTGGACGACGGGGAGGTGCGGCCGGTCGGCTCGAGCGAATCACGCACCGTCCTGGTGCGATTTCTCGCGGCCACGAACAGGGATCCGCAGAAGATGATGGGGCAGGGGTCCCTGCGTGAGGATCTCTACTACCGTCTGCGCGGGCTGGAGATCAGTCTCCCGCCGTTGCGGGAGCGTCGCGGGGACGTTCCGCTCCTAGCGTCTCACTTCCTCGGAGATCACGAGGGCGCCTTCACACCGGAGGCGCTCGTCGCCCTCCAGGACTACTCCTGGCCGGGAAACGTCCGCGAGCTCCGCAACGTCGTGCGCCGCGCGCGCTCTCTTGCAGTCGACCGCCCCATCTCCGGGCGCGATCTCGCGCTGCGGCCCGCGCCGGCTGTCATCCCGGACGACCTGGCCAGACCGATGGGCTCTCCCATCGCCGCAGGCCAGGCGCTCAAGGAAGCGGAACGCAGCACGATCGTCCAGGCCCTGCGCGACGCCGGCGGACGTCAAACCGAGGCGGCCCGGACGCTCGGCATCGATCGATCGACGCTGCGCCGCAAGGTCAGGAGATTCGGGATCAATCCCTCCAGGCCGGATCGATGA
- a CDS encoding FtsX-like permease family protein has protein sequence MLSFRLAFRNIFRNVRRTVLTLAAISVGCSALILNGGVIFNIFRGLREDAIYGRHGHLQIFRRGYAEGHLADPNRFMIPEVEYPRVQSILSGVPHVTTVTRRLSFSGLAQNRDTTVSFLGEGVEPEADAKFHRQLSIVAGEGLASGEPFGVLLGKGLAERVHAGPGDYLTLLSQTTDGALNAIDVRVRGVFLGGLKEYDDWTMKVPLEAAQKLVWSQRIEAIVVLLDDTAATRAVRERLEDLFPKNGLDLEVRTWEDLALFHNQVVALFRRELHVITLIVSVIVILSIANTMTMSIFERTREFGTLRAMGARPRRIVGLLLLEGTFLGLAGAAAGLLVGALVARVVSRVGITYPSPPGSSRPYVGGIDLVPAYVIFSCASSVAATVVATAFPALRAARTRVVDALRQ, from the coding sequence TTGCTGAGCTTCCGCCTCGCCTTCCGCAACATATTCCGCAACGTCAGGCGTACGGTCCTCACCCTGGCCGCCATCAGCGTCGGCTGCTCCGCCCTCATCCTCAACGGCGGTGTCATCTTCAACATCTTCCGCGGGCTCCGGGAGGACGCGATCTACGGCCGCCACGGGCACCTGCAGATCTTCAGGCGCGGTTATGCCGAGGGACACCTGGCGGACCCCAATCGATTTATGATCCCGGAGGTCGAGTACCCCCGCGTCCAGTCGATCCTGAGCGGCGTTCCTCACGTGACGACGGTGACACGCAGGCTGAGCTTCTCCGGGCTGGCGCAGAACCGCGACACGACCGTTTCATTTCTGGGGGAGGGGGTCGAGCCGGAGGCCGACGCGAAATTCCACAGACAACTGTCGATCGTCGCCGGAGAGGGCCTCGCCTCCGGCGAGCCCTTCGGAGTCCTCCTCGGGAAGGGGCTGGCCGAAAGGGTCCACGCCGGCCCGGGAGACTACCTGACGCTGCTCTCCCAGACCACCGACGGCGCCCTGAACGCCATCGATGTCCGCGTGCGGGGGGTCTTTCTCGGAGGGTTGAAAGAATACGACGACTGGACGATGAAGGTGCCCCTCGAGGCCGCTCAGAAGCTCGTCTGGAGCCAGCGGATCGAGGCGATCGTCGTCCTGCTCGACGACACCGCCGCGACGCGCGCCGTTCGCGAGCGCCTCGAGGACCTCTTCCCCAAGAACGGCCTCGACCTTGAGGTACGCACCTGGGAGGACCTGGCCCTGTTCCACAATCAGGTCGTCGCGCTGTTCCGCCGCGAGCTGCACGTCATCACCCTGATCGTCTCCGTCATCGTCATTTTGAGCATCGCCAACACCATGACGATGTCGATCTTCGAGAGGACGAGGGAGTTCGGCACGCTGCGCGCCATGGGGGCCAGGCCGCGTCGTATCGTGGGGCTCCTCCTCCTGGAAGGGACGTTCCTCGGCCTCGCGGGTGCCGCGGCGGGTCTCCTGGTCGGGGCGCTCGTGGCGCGCGTCGTCTCGCGCGTCGGGATCACCTATCCGTCCCCTCCGGGCTCGTCGCGTCCGTACGTCGGAGGAATCGACCTCGTCCCCGCCTATGTCATCTTCTCCTGCGCTTCGAGCGTGGCGGCCACCGTCGTGGCTACGGCCTTCCCCGCCCTGCGCGCCGCCCGCACGCGCGTCGTGGACGCATTGCGACAGTAG
- a CDS encoding IPTL-CTERM sorting domain-containing protein codes for MMRRKAPILIVTATLTVLGLGRAKADLVAVSPGYDLFETDSGSTYDDLNLPAGTFAPFCAAGFVGRIFLKGVPFDCFQGHCRLEPTDTIVQRLAAATPPLATIPIKIVRLELRSVSPLVVQCAGGDQQWEMSASVPEGDVNQTNGSMTINHLSNTCGTFTSSLPVKPTLTFRRVSDGSTVGPLLSPTTFTFTVPKAGTSIPPWCHTGGVLDDPVGDVLIQVPGLSSNFFPGVNCSPPPGGGGGPIVKVLTEEEAQQAQHGVLPAEMKPHYKCFNIVGTDPPDVVNLQTQFGFTPNVPVGQATLLCPPATKRVCPSCKDEGDLNAPHLKCYDIAGPAPNPPVHVDLTSEFGLEKNVLVGAPQKLCVPALKEVVFPTPIPAPPGPPPPAPHYTCYTIAGAAPPAVVDLQTQFGIEPSVAVGPPQLLCAPTLKNGQGDLNDPHLKCYQIAGDDPPHIVNLTTQFGLESNVAVGQARLICVPVKKVHTPAVPTLSQWGLMALALLLVTSAATVFFRSVRQKMA; via the coding sequence ATGATGCGACGCAAAGCCCCAATTCTCATCGTCACAGCAACGCTGACTGTTCTTGGTCTCGGGCGGGCCAAGGCCGACCTAGTGGCCGTGTCTCCCGGCTACGATCTCTTCGAAACCGATAGTGGATCCACTTACGATGACCTCAATCTGCCGGCTGGGACGTTCGCACCCTTCTGCGCGGCTGGGTTTGTGGGCCGGATCTTCCTCAAGGGGGTTCCGTTCGACTGCTTTCAGGGACACTGCCGACTCGAGCCGACGGACACTATTGTCCAACGGCTGGCGGCTGCCACCCCGCCATTGGCCACGATCCCCATCAAAATAGTTCGGCTGGAGCTGCGCAGCGTTTCACCATTAGTAGTGCAATGCGCGGGTGGTGACCAGCAGTGGGAAATGAGCGCTTCGGTCCCAGAAGGGGACGTAAACCAGACGAACGGCAGCATGACCATTAATCATCTATCCAATACCTGCGGAACCTTCACCTCCTCGCTTCCTGTCAAGCCCACGCTCACCTTCCGGCGAGTTTCCGACGGTAGCACCGTTGGACCCTTGCTTTCCCCGACGACGTTCACTTTCACGGTCCCGAAGGCTGGCACTTCGATCCCTCCCTGGTGCCATACCGGCGGTGTCCTAGACGATCCGGTTGGGGATGTGCTAATTCAGGTTCCCGGCCTCAGCAGCAACTTCTTTCCTGGTGTCAACTGCTCTCCACCGCCGGGAGGAGGGGGAGGTCCCATTGTAAAGGTTCTTACGGAAGAGGAGGCTCAGCAAGCCCAGCACGGCGTCCTGCCGGCCGAAATGAAGCCTCATTACAAGTGCTTCAACATCGTTGGAACCGATCCACCGGACGTGGTGAACCTGCAAACCCAGTTTGGGTTCACGCCCAACGTCCCCGTCGGGCAGGCCACGCTTCTCTGCCCGCCGGCGACGAAGCGCGTCTGTCCAAGTTGCAAGGACGAAGGAGACTTGAACGCACCGCATCTCAAATGCTATGACATTGCAGGTCCGGCTCCGAATCCACCTGTGCATGTTGACCTGACAAGCGAATTTGGTCTCGAGAAAAACGTCCTTGTTGGCGCGCCTCAAAAGCTCTGTGTGCCCGCTTTGAAGGAAGTGGTTTTCCCCACTCCAATCCCCGCGCCTCCTGGCCCGCCGCCACCTGCTCCTCATTACACGTGCTACACAATTGCAGGGGCTGCTCCGCCGGCCGTGGTGGACCTGCAGACTCAATTCGGCATCGAGCCGAGCGTGGCGGTTGGACCACCCCAGCTCCTGTGCGCGCCAACACTTAAGAACGGCCAGGGGGACCTGAACGATCCCCATCTCAAGTGCTATCAGATCGCCGGAGATGACCCTCCGCACATCGTGAACTTGACGACGCAGTTCGGGCTCGAATCGAACGTTGCGGTGGGCCAGGCAAGACTGATCTGCGTCCCGGTCAAGAAAGTTCACACACCCGCCGTCCCCACGCTCAGCCAGTGGGGATTGATGGCGCTGGCGCTTCTGCTTGTGACTTCGGCTGCCACAGTTTTCTTCCGTTCTGTGAGGCAGAAGATGGCCTGA
- the xrtH gene encoding exosortase H, with product MRLTARFCVLFILLIVLFSSITSTRFVGVVLHDHLTRFIATLSARVLALFGTALASGQFLSLNGFGASIEGACDGVQPTYIYVAAVLAFPSTWRAKAWGILIGIPAIFLINFIRVATIMLCGAYWPNWFERVHLYGWQALVIALTMAVWVFWAELFVRPGHQAPS from the coding sequence GTGCGACTCACGGCGCGATTCTGCGTCCTGTTCATTCTCCTGATCGTCCTGTTCTCGTCGATCACCTCCACGCGTTTCGTCGGGGTCGTGCTTCACGATCACCTCACCCGGTTCATCGCGACACTCTCCGCCCGTGTCCTGGCGCTGTTCGGAACCGCGCTGGCCTCGGGACAGTTCCTGAGCCTGAACGGATTCGGCGCGTCCATCGAGGGGGCGTGCGACGGGGTCCAGCCGACCTACATCTACGTCGCGGCAGTCCTGGCATTCCCGAGTACCTGGCGCGCCAAGGCCTGGGGGATTCTGATCGGCATTCCCGCCATCTTCCTGATCAATTTCATCCGTGTGGCGACCATCATGCTCTGCGGAGCCTATTGGCCCAACTGGTTCGAGAGGGTGCATCTCTATGGCTGGCAGGCCCTCGTCATCGCGCTCACCATGGCCGTCTGGGTCTTCTGGGCGGAGCTCTTCGTTCGTCCAGGCCACCAGGCGCCTTCTTAG